One window from the genome of Periophthalmus magnuspinnatus isolate fPerMag1 chromosome 18, fPerMag1.2.pri, whole genome shotgun sequence encodes:
- the mtm1 gene encoding myotubularin isoform X2, giving the protein MASPVSVYNSNSLDTHISSVSRDSLKMEPVTDVSLLPGEDGVIEKEVIYICPFNGPVKGKVLITNYRLYFRSSDADLTVTLDVPLGAISRVEKMGGASSRGENSYGLDITCKDMRNLRFALKQEGHSRRDIFDFLFRLAFPLSHALPLFAYVTQEKYEENGWNVYKAMDELRRQGLPNNKWRITFINKNYELCDTYPTVLAVPYKSKEEDLRRVAAFRSRSRIPVLSWIHRKNQAVIVRCSQPLVGMSGKRNKDDERYLEMIREANDTPKLTIYDARPSVNAVANKATGGGYEGDEYQNAELVFLDIQNIHVMRESLKKLKDIVYPNVEESHWLSSLESTHWLEHIKLVLSGAIQVADKVSTGNSVLVHCSDGWDRTAQLTSLAMLMLDSHYRTLRGFEVLIEKEWISFGHKFASRIGHGDKNHADQDRSPIFVQFIDCVWQMTKQFPTAFEFNERLLLTILDHLYSCRFGTFLYNCESARDQHEVRIKTVSLWSLVNSKTDFYLNPFYTPEPNMVLCPVASMRHLELWVSYYIRWNPRIRQQSPVEQRYRELLALRDEYLKKLEELQLSDSSPAPRVANSTTPNTPSSNSSTPSQHCTHLQTHF; this is encoded by the exons ATGGCCTCACCCGTGTCTGTCTACAACTCCAACTCCTTGGACACACACATCTCTAGC GTGTCCAGAGACTCTCTAAAGATGGAGCCAGTCACTGATGTGTCGCTGCTGCCTGGGGAGGACGGGGTCATAG aGAAAGAAGTCATCTACATCTGTCCATTCAACGGCCCGGTCAAAGGCAAAGTGCTCATCACCAACTACAGACTCTACTTCAGGAGCTCAGACGCG GATTTAACCGTAACGCTAGATGTTCCTCTGGGTGCTATCAGTCGAGTGGAGAAGATGGGCGGTGCTTCAAGTCGGGGAGAGAACTCGTATGGCCTAGACATCACCTGCAAG GACATGAGGAATCTCAGGTTTGCGTTGAAGCAGGAGGGTCACAGCAGGAGAGACATCTTCGATTTTCTTTTTAGACTTGCCTTTCCTCTCTCACATGCACTG CCTCTATTTGCCTATGTAACACAGGAGAAGTATGAGGAGAATGGCTGGAATGTCTATAAAGCCATGGATGAGTTGAGGCGGCAG GGATTACCCAATAACAAGTGGCGCATTACCTTCATCAATAAGAACTATGAGCTGTGCGACACCTACCCCACCGTGTTGGCTGTTCCATACAAAAGTAAAGAGGAGGATCTGAGGAGAGTGGCAGCCTTCAGGTCGAGGTCTCGTATACCG GTTTTGTCCTGGATCCATAGGAAAAACCAGGCGGTAATCGTGCGCTGCAGTCAGCCTCTGGTCGGGATGTCCGGCAAGAGGAACAAAGATGATGAGAGATATCTGGAGATGATCAGAGAGGCCAACGATACACCGAAACTCACAATATACGATGCTCGACCCAGTGTCAATGCTGTGGCCAACAAG GCCACTGGTGGAGGTTACGAGGGGGACGAGTATCAAAACGCAGAACTCGTATTCctggatatccaaaacattcaTGTCATGAGGGAATCTCTGAAGAAGCTCAAAGATATCGTCTATCCCAATGTAGAGGAGTCTCACTGGCTCTCAAGTCTGGAGTCTACGCACTGGCTTGAACATATCAAG CTGGTGTTGTCAGGAGCCATCCAGGTGGCAGACAAAGTGTCCACAGGGAACTCTGTGCTGGTGCACTGCAGTGACGGCTGGGACCGGACTGCACAGCTCACCTCTTTGGCCATGCTCATGCTGGACAGCCACTATCGCACGCTCCGAGGGTTTGAG GTGCTAATTGAAAAAGAGTGGATCAGCTTTGGACACAAATTTGCCTCG AGGATAGGTCATGGGGACAAGAACCATGCTGACCAGGACCGATCCCCCATCTTTGTGCAGTTCATCGATTGTGTGTGGCAAATGACCAAACAG TTTCCCACAGCCTTTGAGTTCAATGAGCGCCTCCTGTTGACCATCCTGGATCACCTGTACAGCTGCAGGTTTGGGACGTTCCTCTATAACTGTGAGAGCGCTCGGGATCAACAT GAAGTCCGGATCAAAACGGtgtctctttggtccctggTCAACAGTAAAACAGACTTTTATCTAAACCCCTTCTACACCCCAGAACCCAACATGGTTCTCTGTCCTGTTGCCAGCATGCGCCACCTAGAGCTTTGGGTATCATACTACATCCGGTGGAATCCACGCATAAGACAACAG AGCCCAGTGGAGCAGCGCTACAGAGAGCTCCTGGCCCTCCGAGATGAGTACTTGAAGAAACTGGAGGAGCTTCAGCTGTCTGATTCCAGCCCTGCACCGCGAGTGGCCAACAGCACCACCCCCAACACGccctcctccaactcctccacGCCTTCACAGCACTGCACCCACCTCCAAACGCACTTCTGA
- the mtm1 gene encoding myotubularin isoform X3: MEPVTDVSLLPGEDGVIEKEVIYICPFNGPVKGKVLITNYRLYFRSSDADLTVTLDVPLGAISRVEKMGGASSRGENSYGLDITCKDMRNLRFALKQEGHSRRDIFDFLFRLAFPLSHALPLFAYVTQEKYEENGWNVYKAMDELRRQGLPNNKWRITFINKNYELCDTYPTVLAVPYKSKEEDLRRVAAFRSRSRIPVLSWIHRKNQAVIVRCSQPLVGMSGKRNKDDERYLEMIREANDTPKLTIYDARPSVNAVANKATGGGYEGDEYQNAELVFLDIQNIHVMRESLKKLKDIVYPNVEESHWLSSLESTHWLEHIKLVLSGAIQVADKVSTGNSVLVHCSDGWDRTAQLTSLAMLMLDSHYRTLRGFEVLIEKEWISFGHKFASRIGHGDKNHADQDRSPIFVQFIDCVWQMTKQFPTAFEFNERLLLTILDHLYSCRFGTFLYNCESARDQHEVRIKTVSLWSLVNSKTDFYLNPFYTPEPNMVLCPVASMRHLELWVSYYIRWNPRIRQQQSPVEQRYRELLALRDEYLKKLEELQLSDSSPAPRVANSTTPNTPSSNSSTPSQHCTHLQTHF; the protein is encoded by the exons ATGGAGCCAGTCACTGATGTGTCGCTGCTGCCTGGGGAGGACGGGGTCATAG aGAAAGAAGTCATCTACATCTGTCCATTCAACGGCCCGGTCAAAGGCAAAGTGCTCATCACCAACTACAGACTCTACTTCAGGAGCTCAGACGCG GATTTAACCGTAACGCTAGATGTTCCTCTGGGTGCTATCAGTCGAGTGGAGAAGATGGGCGGTGCTTCAAGTCGGGGAGAGAACTCGTATGGCCTAGACATCACCTGCAAG GACATGAGGAATCTCAGGTTTGCGTTGAAGCAGGAGGGTCACAGCAGGAGAGACATCTTCGATTTTCTTTTTAGACTTGCCTTTCCTCTCTCACATGCACTG CCTCTATTTGCCTATGTAACACAGGAGAAGTATGAGGAGAATGGCTGGAATGTCTATAAAGCCATGGATGAGTTGAGGCGGCAG GGATTACCCAATAACAAGTGGCGCATTACCTTCATCAATAAGAACTATGAGCTGTGCGACACCTACCCCACCGTGTTGGCTGTTCCATACAAAAGTAAAGAGGAGGATCTGAGGAGAGTGGCAGCCTTCAGGTCGAGGTCTCGTATACCG GTTTTGTCCTGGATCCATAGGAAAAACCAGGCGGTAATCGTGCGCTGCAGTCAGCCTCTGGTCGGGATGTCCGGCAAGAGGAACAAAGATGATGAGAGATATCTGGAGATGATCAGAGAGGCCAACGATACACCGAAACTCACAATATACGATGCTCGACCCAGTGTCAATGCTGTGGCCAACAAG GCCACTGGTGGAGGTTACGAGGGGGACGAGTATCAAAACGCAGAACTCGTATTCctggatatccaaaacattcaTGTCATGAGGGAATCTCTGAAGAAGCTCAAAGATATCGTCTATCCCAATGTAGAGGAGTCTCACTGGCTCTCAAGTCTGGAGTCTACGCACTGGCTTGAACATATCAAG CTGGTGTTGTCAGGAGCCATCCAGGTGGCAGACAAAGTGTCCACAGGGAACTCTGTGCTGGTGCACTGCAGTGACGGCTGGGACCGGACTGCACAGCTCACCTCTTTGGCCATGCTCATGCTGGACAGCCACTATCGCACGCTCCGAGGGTTTGAG GTGCTAATTGAAAAAGAGTGGATCAGCTTTGGACACAAATTTGCCTCG AGGATAGGTCATGGGGACAAGAACCATGCTGACCAGGACCGATCCCCCATCTTTGTGCAGTTCATCGATTGTGTGTGGCAAATGACCAAACAG TTTCCCACAGCCTTTGAGTTCAATGAGCGCCTCCTGTTGACCATCCTGGATCACCTGTACAGCTGCAGGTTTGGGACGTTCCTCTATAACTGTGAGAGCGCTCGGGATCAACAT GAAGTCCGGATCAAAACGGtgtctctttggtccctggTCAACAGTAAAACAGACTTTTATCTAAACCCCTTCTACACCCCAGAACCCAACATGGTTCTCTGTCCTGTTGCCAGCATGCGCCACCTAGAGCTTTGGGTATCATACTACATCCGGTGGAATCCACGCATAAGACAACAG CAGAGCCCAGTGGAGCAGCGCTACAGAGAGCTCCTGGCCCTCCGAGATGAGTACTTGAAGAAACTGGAGGAGCTTCAGCTGTCTGATTCCAGCCCTGCACCGCGAGTGGCCAACAGCACCACCCCCAACACGccctcctccaactcctccacGCCTTCACAGCACTGCACCCACCTCCAAACGCACTTCTGA
- the mtm1 gene encoding myotubularin isoform X1 has product MASPVSVYNSNSLDTHISSVSRDSLKMEPVTDVSLLPGEDGVIEKEVIYICPFNGPVKGKVLITNYRLYFRSSDADLTVTLDVPLGAISRVEKMGGASSRGENSYGLDITCKDMRNLRFALKQEGHSRRDIFDFLFRLAFPLSHALPLFAYVTQEKYEENGWNVYKAMDELRRQGLPNNKWRITFINKNYELCDTYPTVLAVPYKSKEEDLRRVAAFRSRSRIPVLSWIHRKNQAVIVRCSQPLVGMSGKRNKDDERYLEMIREANDTPKLTIYDARPSVNAVANKATGGGYEGDEYQNAELVFLDIQNIHVMRESLKKLKDIVYPNVEESHWLSSLESTHWLEHIKLVLSGAIQVADKVSTGNSVLVHCSDGWDRTAQLTSLAMLMLDSHYRTLRGFEVLIEKEWISFGHKFASRIGHGDKNHADQDRSPIFVQFIDCVWQMTKQFPTAFEFNERLLLTILDHLYSCRFGTFLYNCESARDQHEVRIKTVSLWSLVNSKTDFYLNPFYTPEPNMVLCPVASMRHLELWVSYYIRWNPRIRQQQSPVEQRYRELLALRDEYLKKLEELQLSDSSPAPRVANSTTPNTPSSNSSTPSQHCTHLQTHF; this is encoded by the exons ATGGCCTCACCCGTGTCTGTCTACAACTCCAACTCCTTGGACACACACATCTCTAGC GTGTCCAGAGACTCTCTAAAGATGGAGCCAGTCACTGATGTGTCGCTGCTGCCTGGGGAGGACGGGGTCATAG aGAAAGAAGTCATCTACATCTGTCCATTCAACGGCCCGGTCAAAGGCAAAGTGCTCATCACCAACTACAGACTCTACTTCAGGAGCTCAGACGCG GATTTAACCGTAACGCTAGATGTTCCTCTGGGTGCTATCAGTCGAGTGGAGAAGATGGGCGGTGCTTCAAGTCGGGGAGAGAACTCGTATGGCCTAGACATCACCTGCAAG GACATGAGGAATCTCAGGTTTGCGTTGAAGCAGGAGGGTCACAGCAGGAGAGACATCTTCGATTTTCTTTTTAGACTTGCCTTTCCTCTCTCACATGCACTG CCTCTATTTGCCTATGTAACACAGGAGAAGTATGAGGAGAATGGCTGGAATGTCTATAAAGCCATGGATGAGTTGAGGCGGCAG GGATTACCCAATAACAAGTGGCGCATTACCTTCATCAATAAGAACTATGAGCTGTGCGACACCTACCCCACCGTGTTGGCTGTTCCATACAAAAGTAAAGAGGAGGATCTGAGGAGAGTGGCAGCCTTCAGGTCGAGGTCTCGTATACCG GTTTTGTCCTGGATCCATAGGAAAAACCAGGCGGTAATCGTGCGCTGCAGTCAGCCTCTGGTCGGGATGTCCGGCAAGAGGAACAAAGATGATGAGAGATATCTGGAGATGATCAGAGAGGCCAACGATACACCGAAACTCACAATATACGATGCTCGACCCAGTGTCAATGCTGTGGCCAACAAG GCCACTGGTGGAGGTTACGAGGGGGACGAGTATCAAAACGCAGAACTCGTATTCctggatatccaaaacattcaTGTCATGAGGGAATCTCTGAAGAAGCTCAAAGATATCGTCTATCCCAATGTAGAGGAGTCTCACTGGCTCTCAAGTCTGGAGTCTACGCACTGGCTTGAACATATCAAG CTGGTGTTGTCAGGAGCCATCCAGGTGGCAGACAAAGTGTCCACAGGGAACTCTGTGCTGGTGCACTGCAGTGACGGCTGGGACCGGACTGCACAGCTCACCTCTTTGGCCATGCTCATGCTGGACAGCCACTATCGCACGCTCCGAGGGTTTGAG GTGCTAATTGAAAAAGAGTGGATCAGCTTTGGACACAAATTTGCCTCG AGGATAGGTCATGGGGACAAGAACCATGCTGACCAGGACCGATCCCCCATCTTTGTGCAGTTCATCGATTGTGTGTGGCAAATGACCAAACAG TTTCCCACAGCCTTTGAGTTCAATGAGCGCCTCCTGTTGACCATCCTGGATCACCTGTACAGCTGCAGGTTTGGGACGTTCCTCTATAACTGTGAGAGCGCTCGGGATCAACAT GAAGTCCGGATCAAAACGGtgtctctttggtccctggTCAACAGTAAAACAGACTTTTATCTAAACCCCTTCTACACCCCAGAACCCAACATGGTTCTCTGTCCTGTTGCCAGCATGCGCCACCTAGAGCTTTGGGTATCATACTACATCCGGTGGAATCCACGCATAAGACAACAG CAGAGCCCAGTGGAGCAGCGCTACAGAGAGCTCCTGGCCCTCCGAGATGAGTACTTGAAGAAACTGGAGGAGCTTCAGCTGTCTGATTCCAGCCCTGCACCGCGAGTGGCCAACAGCACCACCCCCAACACGccctcctccaactcctccacGCCTTCACAGCACTGCACCCACCTCCAAACGCACTTCTGA